ATACATTTTTTTGCCCATCTTTTCTTTCGACTCCATTTTTTATGCCGCAAACTCCCCGCCGCAATTGGTAATCCAAAGGTGATCCGCGGCCGTGCAGCCCGGACCATGCGGTTGCTTACATTTTATTCAAAATGACATTTTAAGGGAAAATGGATGTGGTTTCAACAGAGGGAAATTTTTATGGGCAGTCGCAAATGCCTGCGCGGGTTATTTAAGCGCAAGCGGGTCGGGGCTGGGTTGACCTCGGTTGCTGCAATCGGCCACCAGGCGCAGGTAGCTGGCGGGCGGACGGGGGATGTGGATACCGATCTCGCGCGGCTTGCTGGCGAGCTCGCCGGAATACTCGCTCGTCCAGCGCACCACCCCGTCCAGGGAGATCGATTCCTGGCCGTCGGCCAGCGCGATGTGCACCTTGCGAAAGAGCGACGGGCGCTGCATGGTCTGGATGCCGATGCCATGCTGCGAAACATCCTGGACGAAGCCGGGGTGCCTCT
The sequence above is drawn from the Candidatus Aminicenantes bacterium genome and encodes:
- a CDS encoding PilZ domain-containing protein, with amino-acid sequence MIKKRDEKRILFRKLVICKCGDERHPGFVQDVSQHGIGIQTMQRPSLFRKVHIALADGQESISLDGVVRWTSEYSGELASKPREIGIHIPRPPASYLRLVADCSNRGQPSPDPLALK